The following are encoded together in the Halopiger aswanensis genome:
- the hmgB gene encoding hydroxymethylglutaryl-CoA synthase encodes MTAVGIDAIEIWTGNLKLDLPGTFAPQKGEDPEKYTKGLGLNASSFPDSYEDIVTMGANAAHRLMDRKGLEPDDIGRIDVATESSFDNSKPVSTYVAGCLEQVYDGDFHHANKGERKFACIAGTQSLDDAYNWIRAGRNRGRSALVIATDTALYARGDAGEATQGAGAVAMLISEDPDLVELSAEQGYGSADETDFLKPNQQFPSVDGKRSVQVYLARMREALEDYESVAGDVHLDDFAYAPFHTPFPGMVRKAALLAYRHVIRNTSVEDELADDIGRQPRAEAFDTDDEYRDALRDYMDSLKETDRYQEWYAEAIDPTLSISREVGNWYTGSVHIARVSALKEALEDGRDMAGERLLVGSYGSGAQAEIHAEIVQDGWEEEIDALNVDEQLAERYDMDWADYEEIHDAHNHEMDVDVEEFTTPSEEFVFDGWGRMGERKYRYVE; translated from the coding sequence ATGACTGCAGTCGGTATCGACGCGATCGAGATCTGGACCGGGAACCTCAAACTCGACCTTCCCGGTACCTTCGCCCCGCAGAAGGGCGAGGATCCCGAGAAGTACACCAAGGGACTGGGCCTCAACGCCAGTTCCTTCCCCGACAGCTACGAGGACATCGTCACGATGGGCGCCAACGCCGCCCACCGGCTGATGGACCGCAAGGGCCTCGAGCCGGACGATATCGGCCGTATCGACGTCGCGACCGAGAGCTCGTTCGACAACTCGAAGCCGGTTTCGACGTACGTCGCAGGCTGCCTCGAGCAGGTCTACGACGGCGATTTCCACCACGCGAACAAGGGCGAGCGGAAGTTCGCCTGTATCGCGGGTACGCAGAGTCTCGACGACGCGTACAACTGGATCCGGGCGGGCCGCAACCGCGGCCGCTCGGCGCTGGTCATCGCGACCGACACGGCGCTGTACGCCCGCGGGGACGCCGGCGAGGCAACGCAGGGTGCCGGGGCCGTCGCGATGTTGATCAGCGAGGACCCCGACCTCGTGGAACTCTCGGCCGAGCAGGGGTACGGCTCGGCCGACGAGACGGACTTCCTCAAGCCCAACCAGCAGTTCCCCTCCGTCGACGGCAAGCGCTCCGTGCAGGTCTACCTCGCCCGCATGCGCGAGGCCTTGGAGGACTACGAGAGCGTCGCCGGCGACGTCCACCTCGACGACTTCGCGTACGCGCCGTTCCACACGCCGTTCCCCGGCATGGTCCGGAAAGCCGCGCTGCTGGCGTACCGGCACGTCATCCGGAACACGTCCGTCGAGGACGAACTGGCCGACGATATCGGCCGCCAGCCTCGCGCCGAGGCGTTCGATACCGACGACGAGTACCGCGACGCCCTGCGGGACTACATGGACTCGCTGAAGGAGACCGATCGCTATCAGGAGTGGTACGCCGAGGCGATCGACCCGACGCTGTCGATCTCTCGCGAGGTCGGCAACTGGTACACCGGCTCGGTCCACATCGCCCGCGTCAGCGCGCTCAAGGAAGCCCTCGAGGACGGCCGCGACATGGCCGGCGAACGGCTGCTCGTGGGCTCCTACGGCAGCGGCGCGCAGGCCGAGATCCACGCTGAGATCGTTCAAGACGGCTGGGAAGAAGAGATCGACGCGCTGAACGTCGACGAGCAACTCGCCGAGCGCTACGACATGGATTGGGCGGACTACGAGGAGATCCACGACGCCCACAACCACGAGATGGACGTCGACGTCGAGGAGTTCACGACGCCGAGCGAGGAGTTCGTCTTCGACGGCTGGGGTCGGATGGGCGAGCGGAAGTACCGGTACGTCGAGTAA